From one Streptomyces sp. NBC_01478 genomic stretch:
- a CDS encoding PucR family transcriptional regulator, translating into MLHEVWPLVGAGEPDVPLHGGTGAPVATARELNGALAQARYAPASARGTARDGSALTDASTLTGLDALLTGVPAEVRTAYSWAVLGELRSNAVLLETLETFLACDGSWARTAEALHPHVNSAHDRIGRIEHFTGRDLSRLYDRLDLWAALLCRTDSA; encoded by the coding sequence GTGCTGCATGAGGTCTGGCCGCTTGTCGGTGCCGGTGAACCGGACGTGCCGCTCCACGGCGGGACCGGGGCGCCCGTCGCCACCGCGCGGGAACTCAACGGGGCGCTGGCGCAGGCGCGTTACGCGCCGGCCTCGGCGCGCGGTACCGCACGCGACGGTTCGGCGCTCACCGATGCCTCGACGCTCACCGGACTCGACGCGCTGCTCACCGGCGTTCCGGCCGAGGTCCGTACCGCCTACAGCTGGGCCGTTCTCGGTGAACTGCGGTCCAACGCCGTCCTGTTGGAGACCCTGGAGACCTTCCTCGCGTGCGACGGTTCCTGGGCGCGGACGGCGGAGGCGCTGCATCCGCACGTCAACTCCGCGCACGACCGCATCGGACGCATCGAGCACTTCACCGGCCGCGACCTCTCCCGCCTCTACGACCGCCTCGACCTGTGGGCGGCCCTGTTGTGCCGGACGGACAGCGCTTAA